The DNA sequence GCACCACCGCAGTTTCCGGATGAACGCTCGTTGGAGTGAAAGACCCTGTTCTTTTACTTCTTCCTCCTTAAATAATCTCTCAATTTAACCACGGCCTCGATTTATTATAGCAGAAAATAACAAAAAAGAACAACTTTTCAGGACTTACTAAAAGTGAGAGCTGAATGCCGGAAAATCATTGACGCATTGGGCCGTGATGGGATAATAGTTTCCTGTGGCGGTTTTTTTGATCGTCAAGCCACCGAAAGCCAACGGGTGAACCTCCACTTGCTGAAGGCGCCTGAAAGAATCTCTTGTCAGAGGATAATCAAATGCCAAAACTGGTCCTATTGCTGATCTGGTCTATGATTATAATTTTCGGATGTGGTGGTACTGAAGTGATTGAAGTGGAAGAACCGCCGTCACATAAAATGGAGGAACCGGAGCCGGCCCCATCGCCCACCCTCGTAGGTGATAAGGCTAAGCTCCGAGAACTTGCCGATCGGAATGTGGTGAGCGCCGATGAGGTAATCACGCTAAGCAATCGGATGCTGCAGGAAGATATCGCCATCGGTTTGGATGACCAGACGCTCGATACCCTGGAGAAAGTCTTACTAACGTCCCTGCCGCAATGCGGCAAAGATTCACAGGCGGTAATGCAACGAAACCTGGGTATCACTTATTATTACAATAAACAATACCGTAAGGCCCAGCAGGTGTTGCAATGCGCCAATGAGACAAATCCGCGGGACGCCCGCACCCATTATTATCTGGCCTGCCTGTTCAACCATCAGGCTAAGCTCTCTGCCGCCAAAGGCCATCAAATCAAGGCCAAAAGACAGCAAAAACGGGCCCAGATTGAAATCGATGCAGCCCGCAAAATCGATCCAGGCAATCCCTTGTACCGCAAAACCTTATCATTATCAGGAGAATAATCTTCCCATATGAGAATTTCCTGCCCCAATTGCGGCAACGATACTGAATTCTACGAAGTGGCTGAGGAGGTAACTATTACCACTTATTATGTCCAAAATGAAGACGGCAGTTTTACTTCAGTAAACGACCGGTCTGAAATTTTAGGCGAGGTAAGATTTTTCTGTGGCGAATGTCATCAGGAGATCAGTCAGTTCCACGACCGTTTTCTGCAGATGCTTTTTTAGTGTCAGGTTTTGGGGCAATAACGGAAACAGAGAACAGACTCTTTTAGACGCCCACCTTAGGTAGGACCAAATCTAGGGTTTTACTGACGTAATGCTATGGCATGAATTACCTCCCTGTTTATACTGTCTGGGCAAAACTCAAAGCCGTTGCCGCCCTCTCCGGCATTGTTTTCGTTCTGTCGCTGGCCTTGGATTATTCCGGTCTGTTGCAGCCATATTCTTTAAAAACTCTGGATATCCTTTTCCGCCAGGTGCCTTTGCCGGCGGCTGACCAGAGAGTCGTAGTTATTGCTATCGATCAACCGGATATTGATTTTTTTCAGGAGCAGGGCATTGGCTGGCCCTGGCCGCGGGAGCTGTATGCTCCTATTCTCGACTTCTGTCGCCGAGGTGGGGCCAAGGCGGTGCTCCTGGACCTGCTTTTCACCGAAACCTCATTTTATGGTAAGGAAGACGATCGAAAATTTGCCGACGCTATTGCTTCCAGCGGAAATGTCTTCCTTCCCTTCTTCCTGTCGCAACGATCCAAAGAGCCGGAATCAAGCCAGGATGATATTCTGCGAAAATCCGGTCTGACCATCACGGGTGTGCCGCCGGCTATTCCTAAACAGTACCAATCCCTGCTGCCGCCCATCCTATCGTTGACTACTGCGGTTCGGGGACTAGGTAACGTGGAGAGTTCCCCGGATACCGATGGCGTCTTTCGCCGTCTGCCCCTGGTCGTCCGTTTTAGAGACCGCTGGCTGCCAACATTAGCCTTTGCGGCCTTTAAGCAGATGCAGGAACCAGGTCCCTGGAAATTTGATAATGGGGATCTGGTCCACGGTTACCTGCGGATTCCGCTGGACCGAAACGGCAATCTGCTGCTCAAATTTCGAGGTCCCAGCCGGAGTCATACCCGGTATAGCGCCGCTAATGTCATCCAGTCGGAAGCTCGCTGCCGCCATGGCCTTTCCCCGATATACCCCCCGTTCGATTTTACAGGTAAATGGGTTCTATTGGGCACGACGGCTCCGGGTCTTCTGGATCTCAAGCCATCTCCCCTGGCTCCGGTTTATCCTGGGGTGGAGCTGCATGCCACCCTCTTGGACAATCTGCTGCAGGAAGACTTTTTGAGAGTTGTTCCCTCCTGGATCCTCTGGACCTGGAGCTTGATCCTGATGAGTGGCATCACCGTGTCGATCCTGTTTGCCAACCGGCTCGCCGTTATCCTGTCTTCCCTGCTGTTTTTCGCCCTCCTGCATATTTCTCTGAGTGCGATGCTTTTCTGGCAGAGCTGGTTGCTGCCGCCGGTCTTGCCCGCCGCGGCCCTGGGTCTGGCCTCGGTGCTGAGCGCCGCTTTTAGCTACGCCACCGAGGGCCGCCAGAAACAGGCTATTCGGACAATGTTTTCTCATTATCTGTCCGAAGGAGTTATCAACCACCTGTTGCAGCATCCGGAAAAATTGAAATTAGGAGGCGAGCGCCGCCGTCTGACCCTGTTTTTCTCCGATCTGGCAGGGTTTACCACCTTATCCGAACGTCTGGCGCCGGAGGTGGTGGTTACTATCCTGAATGAATATCTTTCCCGGATGACCGATATTATCCTGGAGGAGCAAGGGGTAGTGGATAAATTTGAAGGCGACGCCATCATGGCTTTCTGGGGGGCGCCGCTGTTTCAGGAAGACCACGCCCGGCGAGCCTGCCGGGCCGCCCTGCGCCAACAGGCGGTGCTGAGAACCCTGAACCAGCGTTTCAGTGAAAAAGGTTGGCCACAACTCCACTGCCGTATCGGTCTGCACACCGGGGAGGCCGTGGTGGGCAACCTCGGTTCCCGCAAACGCTTCGACTACACGGTTATCGGCGATACAGTCAATCTGGCCTCTCGCCTGGAAGGTTTGAACAAATTTTTCGGCAGTACTATCCTGGCCAGTGAAA is a window from the Desulfobacca acetoxidans DSM 11109 genome containing:
- a CDS encoding CHASE2 domain-containing protein, with the translated sequence MNYLPVYTVWAKLKAVAALSGIVFVLSLALDYSGLLQPYSLKTLDILFRQVPLPAADQRVVVIAIDQPDIDFFQEQGIGWPWPRELYAPILDFCRRGGAKAVLLDLLFTETSFYGKEDDRKFADAIASSGNVFLPFFLSQRSKEPESSQDDILRKSGLTITGVPPAIPKQYQSLLPPILSLTTAVRGLGNVESSPDTDGVFRRLPLVVRFRDRWLPTLAFAAFKQMQEPGPWKFDNGDLVHGYLRIPLDRNGNLLLKFRGPSRSHTRYSAANVIQSEARCRHGLSPIYPPFDFTGKWVLLGTTAPGLLDLKPSPLAPVYPGVELHATLLDNLLQEDFLRVVPSWILWTWSLILMSGITVSILFANRLAVILSSLLFFALLHISLSAMLFWQSWLLPPVLPAAALGLASVLSAAFSYATEGRQKQAIRTMFSHYLSEGVINHLLQHPEKLKLGGERRRLTLFFSDLAGFTTLSERLAPEVVVTILNEYLSRMTDIILEEQGVVDKFEGDAIMAFWGAPLFQEDHARRACRAALRQQAVLRTLNQRFSEKGWPQLHCRIGLHTGEAVVGNLGSRKRFDYTVIGDTVNLASRLEGLNKFFGSTILASESTVQECQGSIEFLEIDLVAVKGRKTPVRVFEPLALKEELTISQARVQAAFDEGLKLYRRGHFEQAALSFELSLKYWPEHGPSQTFRRRCQEWLNKPPAADWDAVFRPDKK